CTATAGGAGGTTATGTGATATGGGCAACACCTAAACTGTATAAGGGAAGCACCACCATATTGAGAATTCAAAATCATACTCATGACACAATAAATAAAGTGATGCATTCCAAAGTACAATTAGCCACCTCTaattaacaaaaatcaaaaagagattttgttgattttaactAGAGATTCCAAAGTTTCCATTACTTTTTGTATCAAGGGCCATATTATCAGATGATTATAATTTAGACAAGCATGTAACAGCATATCAACACACTTAAAACACAGATATGAGGGACTGTTGCAAGGCCAATAATAATTCAGATCTCACAATAAAGTAAAGATGGAGATATTGGCACCTACCTCAGGTCTCTATTTCCTTACTTTTGTCTCTGTTATAACTGCTCTATTTTTGAATGAGTTCTTCCTGTCACGATATTTATGTTTATGCCATAATGAATGCAACAAGTAATGTGAAGGCTTTCCCACATGCAGCAATCtgattctttcatttctttaacCTTGGTTTCTGCACCTTCTTAGCCTTAAACaagtttatataattttatcccCTGGTCTACATGCACATCTTGGTGGAAAATCGAGGCAATGAAAGATTTCTAAGTTACATTTATCTTCATCCGTAAATAACATTATTCCCTATGCATACAAACATGAGAACATACTAACTTTAAGAAAGTAAATATACAACTGTTATTTTCTCACGCTATATTCCAAATACTGTTAATATGAGAAGCACATTAGCATTAACATTATAACCTGAATCCACAGGTAAGAATCACAGAAGGCATTGGAGAGGCAGGAATATGGCACATAGCAAGGAAGTATCTTAGAGATGACTTGAGCCCTTAACTTGTGAAACAATGACAGGATAAACTGACAAGATAAACTAACAAGATATACCATGAAATTATCAGTGATAAAAAGAAGGATATGAGGAAAATAAACTGAGTGTTTAGAACATCAAGTTCAGCTTTATATCATACCAATATGTCTACCAATAAATGCCTCAGAAGCTTACACTTGGCACTATACTTTCAGAGTCCGTTTGGGTCCAGCTTTTTTGCTAGCTTTTGTCAAGTCCTATAATTTTCTTGCTGTAAATTTAAACAATCAAAAGAATCTCAAAGCTGAACCACACATTTTGCTAGCTTTCAGTTTTCAGTTGTCACATGCTGAATAATATACACCTCAAATATTGTTACTGATTCTTGCATATAAAGCATAAAAAATGACTACCTACTGCAGAGATTACAATCAATGAAAAAATTTGGGTAATGAATCTCACACATGCAGTAAAAAGCAAAATCTTCTATTCCTCCACAAAAGTCTTGACATTTCCCAACCATCTGATAAGTTCAGCTCTATCCTTGTTCACCATAAATTCATGCAAGAAAACAGCGAGTTCATCATTTACCCCTCTTGCCTCCAAGTACTCCTTAAGTGCCTTCTGCAACTTAGCATCCATTTTCCTGCAAGTAATAAACATGATCCACACAAAGTCACCACCGATCGCACacctccaaagtccaaactcaAAACACCCATATAAttccccccccaaaaaaaaaaaaaaaaagggtttcaaAATTCCAGCAAAATTCAGTCCTAAACTTGCCAATTTCAggtcaaataatatatatatatatatatatatatattttaacaaacaaattaatgaaaaatgaCCATTTGTCACAAACCCAAGGAAAGCATTAGTTATATCTGCGCCATACTCCAAAATGAATAGTCAAGTTAAAATATTTGCTTCTTCTAATCACTTTATATAGCCCAGTTCAACCTAGTAAACACCCAATCTGAAACTCAACACATGCACGCACAACACACATTTATCCAATCCAATCCATAAAATCCGGGTATCACAGTAATCAGGGCCAATGCTTCTCAACTACCAAACAAACAATAGATAGAGAaaaacatatacacacacacacacacacacacacacacacacacacacacaaaagaggTATGCTAGTACTACCTATAATCAGGTCCCAGATAAGGCATAGCCAGCAATGCATCACGCCTAAGCATATAAACCTTCTGAATCTCCAAAAAGTTTGGCCAAGCAGAGCACACAAACTCCAATTCATCCAAACCATCACCCTTGGAGATATCAACAATCAAGCTAAGATGAAGCGCAAAATCTTGACCAGAGCTCTCATCTCCAAGTTTAGGAACAGCAACACACCCATCAAACATAGTAGCTTCGATTCTGACATTCTCGGTGTCTCCAAATTTGCCACTCATCGTGATCAGCTGCTCCCCCGGTCGATCTTGCACCGTAAACGAATCGAATTTCGTCACAGCCTACAAAAACAAGAAATGGGTTTTGCTTTGATTCAAAGATAAAGCAAACTAAATAtaagaatttgtaaaaaagaaacaatGCAAGAAGCACGAACTTGATGAGGAGGAGCGTAGTCGAACTGGTAGTTGATCTCGGTTCGGAGGATTCGGAGGATGTTGGATTCGAAGGGCGATTTGGTAATTGCGTCCGAGGAGTAAGGTCTGGTTGTTTGaaagaggaaagaagaagaagaagaagaagaagaagagcgaaGAAGGGTTCTTTGAGCTGTTCGGATTAAGGTAGCCATTTTTGCTAATGTGACTGTGTATTTGCTTGGCGCTACTTTTGTATAGGGTTTTAGTTTTAATGAGAGTTTTATTAAGGAATCCGAATTTCCTTATTGGGTACCCCGTACCGTACCGTACCCTACCCGACCCAATAGGAAATTGGGGAtgaaatttcattttactgcaCCTATCAAAACCTATATGCATTacacgcctctctctctctctctcactcacttcGGACTTCGGtgcctctcactctcactcactctcgTCTTCTCTGTGCCTCTGCTTCGGACTTCGGGTAAAAACTAAACtgaactttctttctttctattttgtttgaatctctctgactctctcagtctctctatCACATTGTTTGCTGAAGGT
This DNA window, taken from Quercus robur chromosome 2, dhQueRobu3.1, whole genome shotgun sequence, encodes the following:
- the LOC126712851 gene encoding uncharacterized protein At2g39795, mitochondrial, which codes for MATLIRTAQRTLLRSSSSSSSSSFLFQTTRPYSSDAITKSPFESNILRILRTEINYQFDYAPPHQAVTKFDSFTVQDRPGEQLITMSGKFGDTENVRIEATMFDGCVAVPKLGDESSGQDFALHLSLIVDISKGDGLDELEFVCSAWPNFLEIQKVYMLRRDALLAMPYLGPDYRKMDAKLQKALKEYLEARGVNDELAVFLHEFMVNKDRAELIRWLGNVKTFVEE